A segment of the Lycium ferocissimum isolate CSIRO_LF1 chromosome 5, AGI_CSIRO_Lferr_CH_V1, whole genome shotgun sequence genome:
AGCTGGAAGCTCCTGTAATAGTTTCCAGGTTTCCAAGCTGCAGATCGCAATTTCATTATAATTGTTGCATGTTACCCCTAATATTTCAGATTACCAAATTTTAACCCAACAAAGCTGTCTTATAGTActacaacatcaaaaacatATTGCCGTGGCATAACTTATTTCCTTCTCAATTTAGCTCAGTTTATCAAAACGGAGTTCTTACCAGAGTATAGTGTTGTAAAAGAGCCATCATTTCATTGCTTAAAGTGCAGAGTTATTGCTTCATGGATGAAACCATTTACTCGAGGAAGTGATGCAAAATAAGGAGTTATCTCTTCATAGGTGAAGCCAGGCACTTCATAGAAGTATATGTTTCAAATAATAACACGCAAAGTGATCTCAACAGAAACACTCGGTCCTTGTATCTAGGAGTTGGGCTAATATCAGCGTTGTTGTATATTAGATAATAAAATTAGTTATTTTAATTGCAGTCCGATCATTATAGTACTAAATTAATATATGGTTTGTACTTATTGTGAATTGTGCGCTTCACTTCTCACTTTTCACTTCAAGTTCCGAGGACCTTGTCGGTCTTTTGCGTCTTTTGCTATAGATTTTGATGTAGTTGCTATTGGATCcctaaataaatttttttttaataaagtaaGGTATTTTTTAATAGATAGTACTAAGGAGGTACTACAAAAGTACAAATGGGAGTATCAGGGTTATCTTTATAGTTACAGCATCATAGCTTCCGAGAAATCCAATAGACAGGCTGTGTTGTCCAGCGTATTATGTCGATAGTTCACAAAAGAAGAATATTGCCATTCCCTCATAATATTTATTATTCCTTTCCAACCATAAGGTATCATTTTTCCCTGCAAGTAAGATAGTAGACTTCTCACATCTTGGGGCATCACCCAAAAAACTCCAAAAATATGCAAGAAGAAAGACCAAATCTGCCAAGTGAATTTGCAAGAAGAAGGAGATGATTGCTGGTCTCCGTTGAATCTCCACAGAAAGAACACCTACTGCAGAGCAAGTAACCTCTTCTCTGTAATGCTGCTTGGCTTAGAGAAGCCTCTGTTGCTGCTAGCAATCTATAGCAATCTGCTTTGGGCACTGCCTTTGTTTTCCATAGTATCTTCCAAGGCCAGTTAATCTCCTAGTTCCTTGATTAATTTGCAGCAGAAAGTAGTAGGTGTTTACTGAATAGCATCCGCTTTTGCTGGCTAAccatcagtggcggagccaggaatttcactaagggggttcaaaatataaaaaagtaaacacacaaagaagccaaagggggttcaacatctactatatgtacataaaaactaattttaaccatgtataaacaGTGTTATTTTTCGCCGAAGGGATGAACCCCCTCGTCCCTATGTGGCTTCACCCCTGCTAACCATACCTGAGACTACATCTTGTTAACATCAGGAAAGGTGCACTGCAAACAATTAAATAGTTGAGTTATTTCATCCAATATCCAATCTTTTAAACCCCTTCTAAAATGGAACTGCCATCCTGGGagtaaattgaaattgaatagtGGATATGTGTGGTCATAAGATGCATATATTGGAAACTTGTATCAAACTATATTATGGAATATGCATCATGCACTGGAAGATACTTGTTGCTAAGCTATAGACAGCTATTCTGCTTAAGGAAACATTCTACAAATTGGCTGGGTTAGCTGATTTTTGTGAAATATTGGCTGACTATATTGCTCCTTTTACAAACTTCTCCATCAAATAATTGGTGTTACTTGTACTGTTGTTTGGTCCTCCTATATCTTACTTTCTATTGCAAATGTCATGTGTCATCCACTTCATTGGACAGTTAACTGGTCGGAAGTGCCATGAGTGTGGACAACCTTTGCCTGAGAGTTTTGAGCCTCCTGCAGACGAGCCTTGGACAACTGGAATTTTTGGATGTGTAGAGGACAAAGAGAGTTGTaagttcttcttttttatttatcattTCACTATAAACAATTGGTGGTCTTTTCCGGTGCTGTTTACTAGCTACTTGTTGCACTATTCCTGAGGCTTGAAATGGCTACGGGACAGATGGTGAATGGTATCTGAAACTACCACTACGTCATGTAACATTGGAAGTGTTAATCTTTGTATTCTTCCAATTTAACCCAATTTACTACCACTACGTCATGTAACATTGGAAGTGTTAATCTTTGTATTCTTCCAATTTAACCCAATTTATCTGCAATATATATTTGCATCTATTCGATTATAAGTATTCTATAGTGCATTTTCTTAAGTTGGAGTTATTTCTTTTTGTAAGCAACAGTCATTGCTTGTCTGCTACAGAAAGAGACTCATGGTTAATAATATCTAAAACAACTAGTTTTCTTTGTCTTGATTCATCACCTGTAGTTCGATTACGTTTTTATATTGTTAAACCAAAACAATGGTTTTTTAATCACCCAAGGGAGTGTTCTAGTGGTCAATCGAGTGGTAGGTGCAAACTTTGGAGACCAGGGTTCAAATCCTAGCATAGACAAAAAAttctaggtgatttcttctcatttgCCTAAGCCTTGGTGGGCAGAGTTATTGGTACCTGTTTTGGTGGGAGGCAGCAGGTGGAATAATCAAGGTGCGCGAAAACTGACTCAGATTACACCCTTATCGGAAAATAAAAGGACAAAGGTCTCACCCTAAAAGAAGCAGTTGCTAGTTGGAGCCTATGGAAAGTGGATAGATCCATCGAGAAAATCTGGCAAATGGTACCAGCCTgtatattttggtgtatttggaTGGAAAGAAACAGCAGGTGTCATGAAGGGATTTCAACTCCTAACTGCTCCCTGAGATCTAAAAGCTTACTGTATCTTTTTAGTTGGAGCAATCTTTCCCCTGTAAATGATGCAATTTCCTTTTAGATTTCATTAGTTCCTCTCAATGGCTTAACAGCCTTGATTTTTGCTGTAGGTTTTAACTCCCAgatcttacttttttttttttttttttttgtgttctggAGTTATCACCTACTTTTTTCTCCGTAACTTTCTTGCATCTACTTGATGCTTTTCAATACAACCacttacttcatcaaaaaaaacaaaaaaaaataaaaggacaaaGGTGGTTTTTCTGAGACTTAAATTTTCAGATCCAATTATGGCTGACCAAGAGATAGCGGTTAGTTTGTCTGTCTTATTAGTGGATAGCAGTTTTACACGAGTATGGTATGTGACCTTGATCTTATTGACCAATCTGGTTTTGGTTATTATGTACACGTTCATCTAGGGCTAAAGCTGCTAATTATTTATCTCTTGATTAATTCATCTGAAATATATTTGAAACTATACAAGCTGGATGAGCATACTCTTTGTAGCAAAGTGACATTAATCTTCAACTAGTGCTTGGATACCTTTTTAATCTGCAAAAAATGGGTTTTCTGTTAAGCTAGTGCTGCGGTCGTTTACTATTTTACTGGGCTTGATTTCTGGCATTCCTTAGCATCTCTGAATAAATATTTGCATcacattcttgaatcttgtatGAGGTATGCATTTTTTGTCAGTTTATGTGCCACACTTGCTTCTTCTAACACTAATTGTTAATTACCTATATAGGCTGGAGAGGACTTTTCTGTCCATGTGTCTTGTTTGGGCATAATGTTGAGAGGCTAAGAGAAGATGATACTCCTTGGTCTACTCCTTGCATTTGTCATGCCATTTTTATTGAGGGTGGCATGGCGGTTGCAGCTGCAACAGCAGCATTTCATGGCATTGATCCAAGGACGTCATTCCTCATTTGTGAAGGTTTATTATTTAGTTGGTGGATGTGTGGTATATACACTGGTCTGGTTCGGCAATCACTGCAGAAGAAGTATCATCTCAAGGTAGtcaatcttttctcttttctgtcTGATACACAAAATTGTGCGTAATTGGCTTGAATTTCTGTATCATGGCCTTGTTTAATTCGATTGACAGTTACTATTTACCcccaaaagaaaacaaggaataTGTGATTCTGTTCTAGCCAAATTTAGTGTCAATAACTTTTCGTCGGCTATGGACGAAAAAAGTTTTTTATTGGCTTTGGTCTTATGCCGTCTCAACTCTCAACCAAACTGTCATTTCTCGTGGCATGCTGACGAGAAAAGACATCTTTTTGAGTATATCATTGCACTCTGATCTATCATCACTTCTGTCCTAAGTTCATTGGTTGGTTATGAGACAGACTTCAGATCCACCATTTGTATTGCAAATGAGCAGAGTAGCATGCTTTTTTGTTAGATCCTTGTGTTATCTGCTAATTTCTTAATGTTGCAGAATTCGCCCTGTGATCCCTGTGTGGTGCATTGCTGCCTGCACTGGTGCGCCTTGTGCCAGGAGCACCGGGAGATGAAGAGCCGTCTGGCAGATAATGTTTCCATGCAAATGACAATAGTTAACCCTCCACCCGTTCAGGAGATGAATGCTGCTGGCGACAACCAAGAATCTGGACCATCCTCTACCAATGGGGTCGGACAAACTAACCTGGAGATGCAAGCTCTATGAGAGTTGTCCGCTTTGACTCTCCAATGTCAATTTGCCAAAGAGGGTGTGTGTTTTGCTAGGTCACAGTCAGATTTGGATCTAGGTTTATACAGATCAAAATGGAAAAATTAATAGTCTTTTTGGTtagaggtatgttcatcatgcatataatatttttttgggtGAAATATGACGTTTCGTGGTGTGCAGAAACGAAGTAGTGGAGGTGGGTTCTTAGACGCACAAATTAGGCCATCAAAACTCTTTACGTTATTTTTATCACACATGCATGAACCGTGTTACCTTTGGTTTTTGCTCCGTTGCTGCTCCCAACCTAGTCCCCTCCTCTCCCCCCTCTTTCTAAGAAAAGTAACAAAACGAATGGATGTAATTAGAGACTACTAGTTTTAGTACACGCGCAATGCGCGGCAAAAATTAAACAATATTAATTACTCTATCAAATGTGATTTTACCTGTATCATATTGGTTTAACAAACTTCTAACTAACatattaatttccatgtagTGTATATACTAACTTGAACACTGAATTGACAACCTTAGCTTGCAAAGAATGGCTTTCATCGAAGTCCTCATCTATATGGGGAACTGTTCACGCCATACAATGAACACCGTCTAAACTACAACATGCTTTCGTCTTATTGTTGGTAAAACAAACAATGAATGTTTATGAGGTAGCGAATTCAGTGTTCAAGTAATTCTCTATATTTACAATGTATAATACTTCCTTGTCATGACGATTCTCAAATATAAATAAATCTATCTtgcaaaacaaaacaaaccaCATCATACTCTGAACCAATTTGTTTATTACTTAACGTAAGTGGGGACCAATTtctatagaaaaataaaagtatcTTTTCTTACTAGCAAATATATTACCTTCCTAGGTACACCACTTGTAACTTTCACATCCAAGCCAAAAACAGAATCCAAAAGGTAACTGAAATTAGAGAAGAGATGAAAAATTGTTTCAGAAAAGTTTAAATTCTTAAAAACACAAACAAATCCTAATAAACTTAAGCAAGATCCATCTTGTATTTCTTAATATCCACTCCCATACTCtctaaaataataataatctctATTCCATTAGCAATCCTTGCATTTTGTTAGCACTTTTGTATATTGACCTCGTGTGGTGCTATTTTACTGAAAATTTACAACCTAACAACGATGAAAACTTTAACTTATTAACTTaccttttataaaaatatttgtatCCAAATAAAGCATTCACCAAACTTACCAACTTTAAACACTTTGAATAATTCAAACCATTTCCGacaaataattttcttgtttcaaatATTCATTGTGAATTCAACGGCCAACCTCCATTAGCTCTTATTTTGAATGACTGATGTCCTTGAGAAAACGTCTCATCAACATGC
Coding sequences within it:
- the LOC132056690 gene encoding cell number regulator 6-like; amino-acid sequence: MAEGGNPSRYVKLTKDQAPREDIKPGELNQPIDVPQLTGRKCHECGQPLPESFEPPADEPWTTGIFGCVEDKESCWRGLFCPCVLFGHNVERLREDDTPWSTPCICHAIFIEGGMAVAAATAAFHGIDPRTSFLICEGLLFSWWMCGIYTGLVRQSLQKKYHLKNSPCDPCVVHCCLHWCALCQEHREMKSRLADNVSMQMTIVNPPPVQEMNAAGDNQESGPSSTNGVGQTNLEMQAL